A single genomic interval of Paenibacillus macerans harbors:
- a CDS encoding tRNA threonylcarbamoyladenosine dehydratase has product MLHQFSRTELAIGAEGLDVLKKSTVAVLGIGGVGSIAVEALARTGIGRIILIDKDVVDVTNINRQIHALTTTIGQKKADLMCERVKLINPECETIALNMFYTEETYEELFKYEIDYVLDASDTIKYKIHLIKECLKRGIPILSSMGAANRMDPTKFQVADISKTHMDPMARVIRAKLREEGIRKGVKVVFSTEQPVKPRADVTKKIVPENAPQIRKAKQPPASNSFVPPVVGLIMVSVAVRELLERGGVRV; this is encoded by the coding sequence ATGCTTCATCAATTTTCACGGACCGAGCTGGCGATCGGGGCGGAAGGGCTGGACGTATTGAAAAAAAGCACCGTCGCCGTGCTCGGCATCGGCGGGGTCGGTTCGATCGCCGTCGAAGCTTTGGCCCGGACGGGGATTGGCCGCATCATCCTAATCGATAAGGACGTCGTCGACGTTACCAACATCAACCGCCAAATCCATGCGCTGACGACGACGATCGGCCAGAAGAAGGCGGATCTGATGTGCGAGCGGGTCAAGCTGATCAATCCGGAGTGCGAAACGATCGCCCTGAATATGTTTTACACGGAAGAAACGTACGAGGAATTGTTCAAATATGAAATCGACTACGTGCTTGACGCTTCCGATACGATCAAATACAAAATCCACCTTATCAAGGAGTGCCTGAAGCGCGGGATTCCGATTTTGTCCAGCATGGGCGCGGCCAATCGAATGGACCCGACCAAGTTCCAAGTGGCTGACATTTCCAAGACTCACATGGACCCGATGGCCCGCGTCATCCGCGCGAAATTGCGGGAAGAAGGCATCCGCAAAGGGGTCAAGGTCGTTTTCTCCACGGAGCAGCCGGTCAAGCCGCGCGCCGATGTCACGAAAAAGATCGTGCCGGAAAACGCTCCGCAAATCCGCAAAGCGAAGCAGCCGCCGGCGAGCAACTCGTTTGTCCCGCCGGTGGTGGGGCTGATCATGGTCAGCGTCGCCGTCCGCGAGCTGCTGGAACGCGGTGGAGTGCGCGTATGA
- a CDS encoding YdeI/OmpD-associated family protein, with amino-acid sequence MNEALAKKLRLPEAGARSLVLNAPEGYLGELGLGPDHAVYDGKLAGSYDFVQMFFRSIGEVENRAGAALDAVKPDGLLWLCYPKGGAKAGTDLTRDKGWETVKAAGFEGIALVSVDEVWSAMRFRPAELVKAARSSSRRGAGSGAAPAKKPAQPVEAPEDLTAALRDHPQTAAFFDGLAPSHRKAYIEWISEAKREETRQSRIVKTVEKLEQGLKRPSDKA; translated from the coding sequence ATGAACGAGGCGCTGGCGAAAAAGCTGCGTTTGCCCGAAGCCGGCGCCCGGAGTTTGGTGCTGAACGCTCCGGAAGGTTATTTGGGCGAGCTTGGCCTGGGGCCGGATCACGCCGTGTACGACGGGAAGCTGGCCGGGAGTTACGACTTCGTGCAGATGTTTTTCCGTTCGATCGGGGAAGTGGAGAACCGGGCCGGCGCGGCGCTTGACGCGGTCAAACCGGACGGGCTGCTGTGGTTGTGTTACCCGAAGGGCGGCGCCAAAGCGGGTACGGATCTGACCCGGGACAAGGGCTGGGAGACGGTGAAGGCGGCCGGATTTGAGGGAATCGCCCTCGTCTCCGTGGACGAGGTGTGGTCCGCCATGCGTTTCCGTCCGGCTGAATTGGTGAAGGCTGCACGGTCGTCGTCCCGGCGTGGCGCGGGGAGCGGAGCGGCTCCGGCTAAGAAGCCGGCCCAGCCGGTAGAGGCCCCGGAGGATTTGACGGCCGCTTTGCGCGATCATCCGCAGACCGCCGCTTTTTTTGACGGGCTCGCCCCTTCCCACCGCAAGGCTTACATTGAATGGATATCGGAGGCCAAGCGGGAAGAGACGCGGCAGAGCCGGATTGTCAAAACGGTAGAAAAGCTGGAGCAGGGGCTGAAGCGCCCGAGCGACAAAGCGTAA
- a CDS encoding HelD family protein — protein sequence MEHFQSAYQEEKARLDRTLEEIERQLKELRSIPVYTGHDFTEQLLEANRESQRKQLEQSEREPYFGRLDFAEAGRKRTPIYIGKVGVGDPEAGHPLVIDWRAPIASLFYSFTGGDEASYLAPEGLIDGLVYLKRNIVIRKGILERVADTYDRDSDGPAVSDEFLVYRLGENKDNRLRDIVSTIQAEQDQIIRAAKNTALIIQGVAGSGKTTVALHRLAFLLYQYKEQISAERLVIFAPNHMFIDYISEVLPELGVGDIQQNTFSDWAARVLGLEEGPSDGTEALSHWFDGDWPGQPQGRSQAEGQAQEQKLRQGIAQWQAQTKDQAEEQDQVKEQVPAQGLGRKQMHGGAQVQESPDDNKLPGRFKGSMHFKSLIDAYLENLESICVPEGDFEPWDGACLSRKEIIGWFEGEYRHYPVARRKERVLARIHRWIEMELKKPSSAAALKERKKKAQQREKAYAKKWPELAPLNLYRGLFGIRRSGGTADSGLADMAGRIPREIWRETQGYLKKNNLKEEDLPALLYLYSVVNEIDGKMTFDHVVIDEAQDFSPFQVYVLDRFVKGHSFTILGDLSQGIHYYKGVRSWEEMQNLFRPEETAYFALTRSYRSTMEIIEFANEILKRGVGTDLLAVPVFRSGEPVRLLPAAGERRFGAIRYALDKALSGTYRTVAILTRTMREAEELHEELHKGLTKNGTEINLINGELKEYAGGVSVLPVYLSKGLEFDAVIVTDVDPLHYGPEEAKLLYVGCTRALHELWLLHGDELPDYVPGEDTDFAVRAAVEGF from the coding sequence GTGGAACATTTTCAAAGTGCCTATCAAGAAGAAAAGGCGCGGCTAGATCGCACCCTGGAAGAGATCGAAAGGCAGCTGAAAGAGCTGCGCAGCATCCCCGTATACACGGGGCATGATTTTACGGAGCAACTGCTTGAGGCAAACCGCGAATCGCAAAGGAAACAGCTGGAGCAGTCGGAGCGTGAGCCTTATTTCGGCCGGCTTGATTTTGCGGAAGCGGGCAGAAAACGGACGCCGATCTATATCGGCAAAGTGGGCGTCGGCGACCCGGAAGCGGGGCACCCGCTCGTTATCGATTGGCGCGCGCCGATCGCCAGTTTGTTTTATTCTTTTACCGGCGGGGATGAGGCTTCTTATCTTGCTCCCGAAGGCTTGATTGACGGACTGGTGTACCTGAAACGCAACATCGTGATTCGCAAGGGCATTCTCGAACGGGTGGCGGATACGTACGACCGCGACAGCGACGGACCGGCCGTAAGCGACGAGTTTCTCGTGTACCGGCTCGGCGAAAATAAGGATAATCGGCTTCGCGATATCGTTTCGACGATCCAGGCCGAGCAGGATCAAATTATCCGTGCGGCCAAAAATACGGCGTTGATCATCCAGGGGGTCGCCGGCAGCGGGAAAACGACCGTGGCGCTGCATCGGCTGGCCTTTTTGCTGTACCAGTACAAAGAGCAGATTTCTGCGGAACGGCTGGTCATTTTTGCGCCGAATCATATGTTTATCGACTACATTTCCGAAGTATTGCCCGAACTGGGGGTCGGGGATATCCAGCAAAATACGTTCAGCGATTGGGCGGCCCGGGTGCTTGGCTTGGAGGAGGGGCCGTCTGACGGGACGGAAGCGCTGTCGCACTGGTTTGACGGAGACTGGCCGGGACAGCCGCAAGGGCGGAGCCAGGCGGAAGGACAGGCGCAGGAGCAGAAGCTGAGGCAGGGGATCGCGCAGTGGCAGGCTCAGACGAAGGATCAGGCGGAAGAGCAGGATCAGGTGAAAGAGCAGGTACCAGCACAGGGGCTGGGACGGAAGCAGATGCATGGGGGCGCCCAGGTTCAGGAAAGCCCGGACGATAACAAGCTGCCCGGCCGGTTTAAAGGCTCCATGCATTTTAAGTCGTTAATCGATGCCTATCTGGAAAACCTGGAGTCCATCTGCGTGCCCGAAGGGGACTTTGAGCCTTGGGACGGGGCGTGTTTATCCCGGAAGGAGATCATCGGCTGGTTTGAAGGCGAATACCGCCATTACCCGGTCGCCCGGCGCAAGGAACGGGTGCTGGCGCGGATTCACCGCTGGATCGAAATGGAGCTGAAGAAGCCGTCTTCCGCGGCGGCGCTGAAGGAACGCAAAAAGAAGGCGCAGCAGCGGGAAAAAGCATACGCCAAAAAGTGGCCTGAGCTCGCTCCGCTTAACCTGTACCGGGGTCTGTTTGGCATCCGGAGGAGCGGCGGGACGGCGGACTCGGGCCTTGCGGATATGGCGGGGCGGATTCCGCGGGAGATTTGGCGGGAAACGCAGGGCTATTTGAAGAAAAACAACCTTAAGGAAGAAGATCTGCCCGCACTGTTGTATCTGTACTCCGTGGTCAACGAAATCGACGGGAAAATGACCTTCGACCATGTGGTGATCGACGAGGCCCAGGATTTTTCGCCGTTTCAGGTGTATGTGCTGGACCGGTTCGTCAAAGGGCATTCGTTTACGATCCTGGGAGACTTGTCGCAGGGCATTCACTATTACAAAGGCGTAAGAAGCTGGGAGGAAATGCAGAACCTGTTCCGTCCGGAGGAGACGGCTTACTTTGCGTTGACCCGAAGCTACCGCTCGACAATGGAGATCATTGAGTTCGCCAACGAAATATTGAAGCGGGGCGTGGGAACGGATTTGCTTGCCGTCCCGGTGTTCCGCAGCGGGGAGCCGGTGCGGCTGCTGCCGGCGGCCGGAGAACGGCGCTTCGGCGCAATCCGTTACGCCTTGGACAAGGCGCTGTCGGGCACGTACCGGACGGTGGCGATTCTGACGCGGACGATGCGCGAAGCGGAGGAACTGCATGAGGAACTGCATAAGGGACTGACGAAGAACGGTACCGAGATCAACCTGATTAACGGGGAACTCAAGGAATATGCCGGCGGGGTGTCGGTGCTGCCCGTGTATTTGTCCAAAGGGCTGGAATTCGACGCAGTGATCGTGACGGACGTCGACCCGCTTCACTACGGGCCGGAGGAAGCCAAGCTTCTTTACGTCGGCTGCACCCGCGCGCTGCATGAGCTGTGGCTGCTGCATGGCGACGAGCTGCCGGACTACGTTCCCGGAGAAGACACTGACTTCGCCGTCCGCGCGGCTGTGGAGGGATTTTGA
- a CDS encoding HNH endonuclease translates to MRRNAPVPATKTCAYCGEAKPVSEFLRRTGKRSGKGSRRGACRSCRSLRKQQARMVQEKPRSVESPAVGLAVTADAGAAQAQAARQSGRPDKSKEAARHSRKADEIVPKAGDDVAGAASARRDAKAASLPAVHGTTPKRRIKRALPAPPPRAEGPDVRTLRPNRNGMIRMRGRTDKGRRWQQEVDFELAVTLVREHAAVVVNPHTIRRLYTNKAFRNYILTRDNYTCFFCGEYGDTIDHLLPKAKGGHTTPVNCVCACNLCNQSKADQDLEDFIEGRPR, encoded by the coding sequence ATGCGCCGAAACGCGCCGGTGCCGGCGACAAAAACCTGCGCCTACTGCGGCGAAGCAAAACCGGTTTCCGAGTTCCTCCGGCGCACCGGCAAACGCTCCGGCAAAGGCTCGCGCCGCGGCGCCTGCCGAAGCTGCCGGTCGCTTCGGAAGCAGCAGGCCCGCATGGTCCAGGAAAAGCCTAGGAGCGTGGAATCACCCGCTGTAGGACTTGCCGTGACGGCCGATGCCGGCGCTGCCCAGGCCCAGGCGGCGCGGCAGAGCGGCAGGCCTGACAAGAGCAAAGAAGCTGCTCGGCACAGCCGCAAGGCTGATGAAATCGTTCCCAAAGCAGGCGATGACGTTGCGGGAGCCGCTTCGGCTAGACGGGACGCCAAAGCGGCCTCCTTGCCGGCGGTTCACGGGACGACGCCGAAGCGCCGGATCAAACGTGCGCTGCCGGCACCGCCGCCGCGGGCGGAGGGGCCGGACGTGCGGACGTTGCGCCCGAACCGCAACGGGATGATCCGTATGCGCGGACGGACCGACAAAGGCCGCCGCTGGCAGCAGGAGGTCGACTTTGAATTGGCCGTAACGCTCGTCCGCGAGCATGCCGCCGTGGTCGTCAACCCGCATACGATCCGGCGCCTCTACACCAACAAAGCGTTTCGCAATTATATTCTCACCCGCGACAACTATACCTGCTTTTTTTGCGGGGAATACGGGGACACGATCGACCATCTGCTGCCCAAAGCGAAAGGCGGCCACACCACTCCGGTAAACTGCGTCTGCGCCTGCAATTTGTGCAATCAAAGCAAAGCGGACCAAGACCTGGAGGATTTTATCGAGGGCCGGCCCCGCTGA
- a CDS encoding CD3324 family protein — MNYKNGKDVLPPRLLQELQNYIQGELLYIPKPERTRALWGELSGSRTSIAKRNEEIYRLHHTGCSVRDLAAKYHLSDESIRKILTKMRALRPQAAVTE, encoded by the coding sequence GTGAACTACAAAAATGGGAAGGATGTTCTTCCCCCTAGGCTGCTGCAGGAGCTCCAGAACTACATTCAAGGCGAGCTGCTGTACATCCCGAAACCGGAACGGACAAGAGCGTTATGGGGTGAATTGAGCGGATCGCGCACGTCCATCGCCAAACGAAACGAAGAGATTTACCGGCTTCACCATACAGGGTGTTCCGTACGGGATTTAGCCGCCAAATACCATTTATCCGATGAAAGTATCCGAAAAATTTTGACCAAAATGCGAGCGCTCAGACCCCAGGCAGCGGTAACGGAGTAA
- a CDS encoding replication-associated recombination protein A encodes MDLFSYQQEQNPAGRLLADRMRPVTLDEYIGQEHIVGPGKLLRRAIEADQISSILLYGPPGCGKTTLAHIISNHTKAEFVRLNAVDASVKDVREVIEKAQNDKSFYGTKTILFLDEVHRFNSSRQDALLPAVEKGTIIFIGATTENPFHYVNGALMSRSTLFQLEPLTKEHSLIAMRRALADKEKGIGFMQLNADEEALQHIASMANGDIRRALNALELAAMTTPPQPDGTVHLTLEVAEESIRRPLVKADESTQYDVLSAFHKCIRGSSDAAVFWFLYAVEKLGMDPMTFIRRLIAASSEDIGLANPQAMVQAVSALEAYRNNGWPEAKLNVVQAILFAVESPKSNGVVEAIGNAMAAIEEVVSAEVPLHLRDTHYKGAVKLGHEGYKYPHNYPGHYVEQEYLPPRLSGRTFYHATEQGNEAKIKHNQELRRRVKR; translated from the coding sequence ATGGATTTGTTCTCCTACCAACAGGAGCAAAACCCGGCGGGGCGGCTTTTGGCCGATCGGATGCGGCCCGTCACGCTGGATGAATATATCGGACAGGAGCATATCGTCGGTCCGGGGAAGCTGCTGCGGCGGGCGATCGAAGCGGACCAGATATCCTCGATTTTGCTGTATGGCCCTCCCGGCTGCGGGAAAACGACGTTGGCCCACATTATCTCCAACCACACGAAAGCCGAGTTCGTCCGGCTGAACGCGGTTGACGCTTCGGTCAAGGATGTTCGGGAAGTGATCGAAAAGGCGCAAAACGACAAGTCGTTTTACGGAACGAAAACGATTCTGTTCCTGGACGAGGTGCATCGCTTTAATAGCTCGCGCCAGGATGCGCTGCTGCCGGCGGTGGAGAAGGGAACGATCATTTTTATCGGCGCGACCACGGAAAACCCGTTTCATTACGTCAACGGCGCTTTGATGAGCCGCTCCACTTTGTTTCAGCTCGAGCCGCTGACGAAGGAGCACTCGCTTATCGCAATGCGCCGGGCGTTGGCCGATAAGGAAAAAGGGATCGGCTTCATGCAGTTGAACGCCGACGAGGAGGCGCTCCAGCACATCGCTTCCATGGCCAACGGCGACATCCGCCGCGCCCTGAACGCGCTGGAGCTGGCCGCGATGACCACGCCGCCGCAGCCGGACGGCACGGTGCATCTGACGCTCGAAGTCGCCGAGGAGTCGATCCGCCGCCCGCTGGTCAAGGCGGACGAATCGACGCAATATGATGTACTGTCGGCGTTCCACAAGTGCATTCGCGGCTCCAGCGACGCCGCGGTGTTCTGGTTCCTGTACGCGGTGGAAAAGCTGGGGATGGACCCGATGACCTTCATCCGGCGTTTGATCGCCGCCAGCAGCGAGGACATCGGGCTGGCCAATCCGCAGGCGATGGTGCAGGCGGTCAGCGCTTTGGAAGCCTACCGCAACAACGGCTGGCCCGAGGCCAAGCTTAATGTCGTCCAGGCGATTTTGTTCGCGGTGGAAAGTCCGAAATCGAACGGGGTGGTTGAGGCGATCGGAAACGCCATGGCGGCGATCGAGGAGGTCGTTTCGGCCGAGGTGCCGCTGCATTTGCGGGACACCCATTACAAAGGCGCCGTGAAGCTGGGGCACGAAGGGTATAAATACCCCCACAATTATCCGGGGCATTATGTGGAGCAGGAATATTTGCCGCCGAGGTTGTCCGGCCGCACGTTTTACCACGCTACGGAGCAGGGCAACGAGGCGAAAATCAAACACAACCAGGAGCTGCGGCGCAGGGTGAAAAGATAA
- the mnmA gene encoding tRNA 2-thiouridine(34) synthase MnmA yields MKQPNETRVVVGMSGGVDSSVTALLLKQQGYDVIGIFMKNWDDTDEFGYCTAEADAEDVRRVCEQIDIPYYTVNFEKQYYDKVFAYFLDEYKRGRTPNPDVMCNREIKFGEFLNKALDLGADYVATGHYARVVEKDGVYKLLRGVDGNKDQTYFLNALNQEQLSKAMFPIGHLPKPEVRRIAEEAGLYTAKKKDSTGVCFIGERNFKEFLSNYLPAQSGDMVDIATGEVKGRHDGLMYYTLGQRQGLGIGGSGTGEPWFVADKDLERNILYVVQGDKHPSLYSTALTASGVNWIAGADKLPDGPFRCTAKFRYRQADQGVTLTKRADGTVYVEFDEPQKAITPGQAVVFYQGEECLGGGTIESPVKLEAREAEGALG; encoded by the coding sequence ATGAAGCAACCAAACGAAACCCGCGTTGTCGTCGGCATGTCCGGCGGCGTCGATTCTTCGGTGACGGCGCTCCTGCTGAAACAGCAAGGCTACGACGTTATCGGCATATTTATGAAAAACTGGGACGATACCGACGAATTCGGCTACTGCACCGCTGAAGCGGATGCCGAGGATGTCCGCCGCGTGTGCGAGCAAATCGATATCCCCTACTATACCGTCAATTTCGAGAAACAGTATTACGATAAAGTTTTTGCCTACTTTCTCGATGAATATAAGCGCGGCCGTACGCCAAATCCCGACGTGATGTGCAACCGCGAGATCAAATTCGGCGAATTTTTGAACAAAGCGCTTGATCTCGGCGCGGATTACGTCGCTACCGGCCATTATGCCCGCGTTGTCGAAAAAGACGGGGTGTACAAGCTGCTGCGCGGCGTTGACGGCAACAAGGACCAAACGTACTTCCTGAATGCCTTGAATCAGGAGCAATTGTCCAAGGCGATGTTCCCGATCGGCCATCTTCCGAAGCCGGAGGTCCGCCGCATCGCGGAAGAAGCCGGCCTGTACACGGCGAAGAAAAAAGACAGCACCGGCGTTTGCTTTATCGGGGAACGCAATTTCAAGGAGTTCCTGAGCAATTATTTGCCGGCCCAGTCCGGCGATATGGTCGACATTGCGACCGGTGAGGTCAAGGGCCGCCATGACGGGCTGATGTATTATACGCTGGGCCAACGGCAAGGCCTGGGCATCGGCGGCTCGGGCACCGGCGAACCGTGGTTTGTCGCGGATAAAGACCTGGAACGCAACATTTTATATGTCGTTCAGGGCGATAAGCATCCGAGCCTGTATTCGACGGCGCTGACCGCTTCGGGCGTCAATTGGATCGCCGGAGCTGACAAGCTGCCGGACGGACCGTTCCGCTGCACGGCGAAATTCCGTTACCGCCAGGCGGATCAAGGGGTAACCTTGACGAAGCGGGCGGACGGCACGGTGTATGTCGAGTTTGACGAGCCGCAAAAAGCGATCACGCCGGGGCAGGCTGTCGTGTTTTACCAAGGCGAGGAATGCCTCGGCGGCGGCACGATCGAATCGCCGGTGAAGCTGGAGGCGCGTGAGGCGGAAGGGGCGCTGGGGTAA
- the cymR gene encoding cysteine metabolism transcriptional regulator CymR codes for MKISTKGRYGLTIMMELAAKFGEGPTSLKSIAEKNQLSEHYLEQLIAPLRNAGLVKSVRGAYGGYILSRDASEITAGDIIRVLEGPISPVDFTEEDDPAKRDLWLRIRDSIAEVLDSTTLENLVNFEEHGAKENYMFYI; via the coding sequence TTGAAGATTTCTACAAAAGGACGCTATGGATTGACGATTATGATGGAGTTGGCCGCAAAATTCGGCGAGGGCCCGACTTCCCTGAAAAGCATCGCCGAAAAAAACCAGCTGTCCGAGCATTATCTGGAGCAGCTCATTGCACCGCTTCGCAACGCCGGATTGGTTAAAAGCGTACGCGGCGCCTACGGCGGGTACATCCTGTCGCGCGACGCGAGCGAAATTACGGCGGGGGATATTATCCGCGTTCTGGAAGGACCGATTTCTCCGGTTGATTTTACCGAGGAAGACGATCCGGCCAAACGCGATTTATGGCTGCGCATCCGCGACAGCATTGCGGAGGTGCTCGATTCGACAACGCTGGAAAACTTAGTCAACTTTGAAGAGCATGGCGCGAAAGAGAATTATATGTTCTACATTTAA
- a CDS encoding cysteine desulfurase family protein → MTHIYLDHAASTPVRPLVAETMLNVMREQFGNASSVHFYGRAAKRLVNGARDAISSRIGCRPDELVFTSGGTESDNLALFGTAAARKDKGRHIITTSIEHHAVLHACERLEKDGFEVTYLPVDRYGQAHPEQVREAIRPDTILISVMYGNNEVGTIQPVAEIGQIARERDILFHVDAVQALGSLPIACSGLPVDLMSFSSHKINGPQGVGALYVRKDLAIEPILHGGLQERKRRAGTENMAGIAGFAKAVELVVSEREERAAHEAELRRELLNALEARITRERFHVNGHPTEHLPHIANISFPECDSETMLMNLDMEGIAASSGSACTSGSLEPSHVLEAMHVSEAFLRSAIRFSFGWGNTKEEVVQTAEKIATILERLRKRSYGHS, encoded by the coding sequence ATGACTCACATATATCTCGACCATGCCGCATCCACCCCGGTCCGTCCGCTGGTTGCGGAAACGATGCTGAACGTGATGCGGGAGCAGTTCGGCAACGCCTCAAGCGTGCATTTTTACGGCCGCGCCGCCAAACGGCTTGTGAACGGGGCGCGGGACGCGATCTCCTCGCGCATCGGCTGCCGTCCGGACGAGCTGGTGTTTACGAGCGGCGGCACGGAAAGCGACAACCTGGCGCTGTTTGGCACGGCCGCTGCCCGTAAAGACAAGGGGCGCCACATCATTACGACGTCCATCGAGCATCACGCCGTTCTGCATGCCTGCGAGCGTTTGGAAAAAGACGGCTTCGAGGTGACGTATCTCCCGGTCGACCGGTACGGCCAGGCGCATCCGGAGCAGGTGCGGGAGGCGATTCGCCCGGATACGATCCTGATCAGCGTGATGTACGGCAATAACGAGGTCGGTACGATTCAGCCGGTCGCGGAGATCGGACAAATCGCCAGAGAGCGGGATATCCTGTTTCACGTCGACGCCGTGCAAGCGCTCGGTTCGCTGCCGATTGCCTGCAGCGGGCTGCCGGTCGATCTGATGAGCTTCTCCTCCCATAAAATCAATGGTCCGCAAGGAGTTGGGGCATTGTACGTACGGAAGGACTTGGCGATCGAGCCGATTCTGCACGGCGGCCTCCAGGAAAGAAAACGCCGCGCCGGAACCGAAAACATGGCGGGGATCGCCGGCTTCGCCAAGGCGGTGGAACTGGTTGTGTCTGAGCGGGAGGAGCGGGCCGCCCACGAGGCGGAGCTGCGCCGGGAATTGCTGAACGCGCTAGAGGCGCGCATTACGCGCGAACGCTTCCACGTCAACGGCCATCCTACCGAGCATTTGCCGCATATCGCCAATATCAGTTTTCCCGAGTGTGATTCGGAGACGATGCTGATGAACCTGGATATGGAAGGGATTGCCGCTTCAAGCGGATCGGCCTGCACCTCGGGGTCGCTGGAACCGTCGCATGTGCTTGAGGCGATGCACGTATCTGAGGCTTTTTTACGTTCGGCGATTCGTTTTAGCTTCGGATGGGGTAATACTAAAGAAGAAGTTGTGCAAACCGCAGAAAAAATTGCAACCATTTTGGAACGTCTCCGTAAAAGAAGTTATGGGCACTCGTAA
- a CDS encoding PRC-barrel domain-containing protein, producing the protein MRMQEMIGLAVFDVEQGKRVGKVLDVLLGSDWSITGIQLENRSLFHSSIKAVLWDDIVAYGEDAVMIRNQQAVCKWEAEHIQNTFLSGPGKLKDLSVLTEDGIRIGYVTDVYFEHELGNTITGIEISDGFFTDLMEGRKVLPFVPEMTRGENAIMVPRSSEQLLEKP; encoded by the coding sequence ATGAGAATGCAGGAAATGATCGGCCTGGCTGTCTTTGACGTGGAACAAGGCAAGCGGGTCGGGAAAGTTCTTGATGTCTTGCTGGGGAGCGATTGGTCGATCACGGGCATTCAGCTGGAGAACAGATCTCTTTTTCATTCCAGCATCAAGGCGGTGCTCTGGGACGATATCGTCGCTTACGGCGAGGATGCTGTGATGATACGCAATCAACAGGCTGTCTGCAAATGGGAAGCCGAGCATATACAAAATACGTTTTTGTCCGGACCCGGCAAATTGAAGGATCTGTCCGTACTTACGGAGGACGGGATTCGGATCGGATACGTCACGGATGTTTATTTTGAACACGAATTGGGAAACACAATTACTGGAATTGAAATAAGCGACGGGTTTTTCACCGATCTGATGGAAGGGCGGAAAGTGCTCCCCTTTGTCCCGGAAATGACCCGAGGGGAAAATGCGATCATGGTGCCCCGCAGCAGCGAGCAACTGCTTGAAAAACCATGA